A region of Candidatus Cloacimonadota bacterium DNA encodes the following proteins:
- a CDS encoding T9SS type A sorting domain-containing protein, protein MKRYLLICIILMVNAFSTYRAEVIFVVNSQSRTLSRIDLATDSVQNSFSILGNIPNKMLVGHDYLYVVNSGDNSIGKINKTSGVNVGNYFVELGANPWDMVRFGGHFYISGLFSSKVYKMNANSGLIEDFVMVGTAPEALAVVGNKLYVANAGNYLQNYAGSSVSVIDLSSFEVIDTIPVAANPQYLVMRDNLLHVSCTGNWAEIGGMIYVIDTIVDEVVHQIDLGGTPGNIFFDDHGSAWVADSSGEVLYKYDAQNFTLINGFNNPIMNGGSDICGNSEFMAVLVPNWGTNSQVDLYRDDFNFWKSYGVGMMPTDLKLGDSIISNEDDVSSPQVMHLFPNPAQVGEIIKVKSNIISNGMLDVYNIRGQKVFDTPIEGSEAEFSTRSLSAGVYLYRYQDKESSITGKIVLSK, encoded by the coding sequence AGTAATCTTTGTAGTTAACTCTCAATCTCGCACTCTAAGCCGAATAGATTTGGCAACAGATAGCGTGCAAAATTCATTCAGCATTTTGGGGAATATACCTAATAAAATGTTGGTTGGGCACGATTACCTTTATGTTGTAAATTCTGGTGACAATTCAATAGGCAAAATAAATAAGACGAGCGGCGTAAATGTAGGTAATTATTTTGTAGAGCTAGGAGCTAACCCCTGGGATATGGTACGATTTGGTGGGCATTTTTATATAAGTGGCTTGTTTAGTTCCAAAGTATATAAAATGAATGCTAATTCGGGGTTGATAGAAGATTTTGTGATGGTAGGAACTGCTCCCGAAGCATTGGCAGTAGTAGGCAACAAACTATATGTAGCCAATGCGGGCAACTATTTACAGAATTATGCTGGCTCCTCAGTATCGGTTATAGATCTAAGTAGCTTTGAGGTTATTGATACTATACCAGTTGCCGCCAATCCACAATATTTAGTGATGCGAGACAACCTCTTGCATGTATCCTGTACCGGAAACTGGGCGGAAATTGGAGGGATGATTTATGTTATCGATACTATTGTAGACGAAGTTGTGCATCAGATCGATTTGGGTGGAACTCCGGGCAATATTTTTTTTGATGATCACGGATCTGCCTGGGTGGCAGATAGTTCCGGCGAAGTACTTTATAAGTACGATGCTCAAAACTTCACATTGATAAATGGCTTTAATAATCCAATAATGAACGGTGGATCGGACATTTGTGGCAATTCGGAATTTATGGCAGTTTTGGTTCCAAACTGGGGAACAAACTCACAAGTGGATTTATATCGTGATGATTTTAACTTTTGGAAAAGCTACGGTGTGGGCATGATGCCTACAGATCTAAAATTGGGAGATTCGATAATAAGCAATGAAGATGATGTCTCAAGTCCTCAAGTAATGCATCTGTTTCCTAATCCAGCACAAGTGGGAGAGATAATAAAAGTTAAAAGCAACATCATTAGCAATGGCATGCTGGATGTATATAACATAAGAGGACAAAAAGTTTTCGATACACCGATAGAAGGATCCGAGGCAGAGTTTTCTACTCGATCATTGTCTGCTGGAGTATATTTGTACAGATACCAGGATAAAGAGTCCTCAATAACGGGTAAGATAGTCCTTAGTAAGTAA